CGGAAGCACTGGTCGCCGAGCAGCACGAGGAGGTGATCGGCTACGCGATCTACTGGTGGGTCGCGGACCAGGCCGAGCTCGGCAACGTCGCCGTGGCTGCAAAGGCGCGCGGGCAGGGCGTGGGTGCCGCGCTGGTGAATGCCGTGGTCACGCGCGCGCTGCGCCGCGGCGCGCGCGAGCTGTTCCTGGAGGTGCGACCGTCGAACCGCGTCGCACAGCGGCTCTACGAGCGGCTCGGCTTCCTGCCGGTGGGCCGCCGCCGCAACTACTACGCACGACCGACCGAGGATGCGCTCGTCATGCGACGCGCGCTGGAGGAATAATGATGTCGTCCTTTCCGATCTACCGTCCGCGCCGGCTGCGCCGCACCGAGACGCTCCGCAGCCTGGTGCGCGAGACCATCGTTCGACCGCAGGACCTGGTGCTGCCGCTGTTCGTGGTGCCGGGCAGCAATGTGCGACGTCCTGTCGGTTCGATGCCGGGCGTCTTCAACACGTCCGTCGACGAGACCGTCCGCGACGCGCGCGAGGCGTGGGAGCTGGGCATCCCCGCCGTGCTGCTCTTCGGGATCCCGCCGCACAAGGACGAGGTCGCGAGCGGCGCGTTCGGCGAGGAGGGCATCGTGCAGCAGGCGGTCCGCGCCATCAAGCGCGAGCTGCCCGAGCTGCTCGTGATCACCGACGTCTGCCTGTGCGAGTACACGTCGCACGGCCACTGCGGCATCGTGCGCGACGGCGCCGTCGTCAACGACGAGACGCTGGAATTGCTCGCGCGCCAGGCGCTGCACCATGCGCAGGCGGGTGCAGACATCGTCGCGCCGAGCGACATGATGGACGGCCGCGTCGGTGTGATCCGCGCGCTGCTCGACGAGGAGGGCTTTGCCGAGACCGCGATCCT
Above is a genomic segment from Longimicrobiales bacterium containing:
- the rimI gene encoding ribosomal protein S18-alanine N-acetyltransferase, with translation MTSTERATRGTLPPDIVIRAMTFADLPTVFDIELDSYSMPWGDETFRGLLRRRDAEALVAEQHEEVIGYAIYWWVADQAELGNVAVAAKARGQGVGAALVNAVVTRALRRGARELFLEVRPSNRVAQRLYERLGFLPVGRRRNYYARPTEDALVMRRALEE
- the hemB gene encoding porphobilinogen synthase, giving the protein MMSSFPIYRPRRLRRTETLRSLVRETIVRPQDLVLPLFVVPGSNVRRPVGSMPGVFNTSVDETVRDAREAWELGIPAVLLFGIPPHKDEVASGAFGEEGIVQQAVRAIKRELPELLVITDVCLCEYTSHGHCGIVRDGAVVNDETLELLARQALHHAQAGADIVAPSDMMDGRVGVIRALLDEEGFAETAILAYSAKYASAFYGPFREAADSAPQFGDRRAYQMDHANAEEAIREVALDIEEGADMVMVKPALAYLDIIRRVKDEFGYP